A region from the Drosophila ananassae strain 14024-0371.13 chromosome 2L, ASM1763931v2, whole genome shotgun sequence genome encodes:
- the LOC26514271 gene encoding LOW QUALITY PROTEIN: uncharacterized protein LOC26514271 (The sequence of the model RefSeq protein was modified relative to this genomic sequence to represent the inferred CDS: inserted 2 bases in 2 codons; substituted 1 base at 1 genomic stop codon): protein MPCQDINVGXTGVLFELNKCQRRGETASKLSPPLPPIRLTLPRFQALLYSICMSCHSALKTQNINTLTPSFLSGCRKQTTQCTQTQILAHQYNGGGSNKTPCWIIQLDAISRHNARYAPPSLHPTANGTRQQQQQQEQYQQEXQHQKLQQQQXRATAAHTADEVAIQSHKHVERGRKVSAKPRSRRCH from the exons ATGCCGTGCCAGGACATCAATGTCG ACACTGGCGTGCTATTTGAATTGAACAAGTGTCAGCGTCGAGGGGAAACAGCGTCGAAGCTGTCGCCTCCCCTTCCACCCATTCGCCTGACCCTA CCTCGTTTTCAGGCACTGTTGTACAGCATTTGCATGTCCTGCCACTCCGCTCTCAAAACTCAAAATATTAACACTTTAACGCCAAGTTTTTTATCCGGCTGCCGGAAACAGACAACACAgtgcacacaaacacaaatacTAGCGCACCAGTACAACGGTGGCGGCAGCAACAAAACGCCATGTTGGATTATTCAACTCGACGCCATTTCGCGTCACAATGCGCGCTATGCGCCGCCATCATTGCACCCGACAGCAAACGGCAcacggcagcagcaacagcagcaagaACAATACCAACAGGAATAGCAACACCAaaagctacagcaacaac cacgaGCTACGGCGGCCCACACGGCGGATGAAGTTGCAATTCAAAGTCATAAACACGTGGAGCGTGGGCGCAAAGTCTCAGCTAAGCCGCGAAGCAGGCGCTGCCACTGA
- the LOC123257234 gene encoding uncharacterized protein LOC123257234 translates to MCQQQSTLKRLNFCTKFRACLLWAFWNIISGCLFIPLHIRFVKYQELQFSILILGCVCGVSFIISGIILLIGLLKKIRWMVCFSIVFSTIGTLFIHWLIIPFVLYFIFSFIVFNYYQVDMAIDDRFKIPKK, encoded by the exons ATGTGTCAGCAACAAAGCACCTTAAAGCGCCTCAATTTTTGCACGAAATTTCGAGCCTGTCTCCTCTGGGCTTTCTGGAATATAATCAGTGGGTGTCTTTTCATTC CTCTGCACATTAGGTTCGTGAAATATCAGGAGCTGCAATTTTCTATTCTGATTTTGGGTTGCGTGTGCGGTGTTTCTTTCATTATATCTGGGATTATACTGTTAATCggacttttgaaaaaaatacgTTGGATGgtatgtttttcaatagttttcTCTACTATTGGGACTTTGTTTATCCACTGGCTTATTATTCCATTTG TgctttatttcattttttcgtttattgtttttaattattatcaAGTGGACATGGCCATTGATGATCGttttaaaattccaaaaaaataa
- the LOC6500160 gene encoding uncharacterized protein LOC6500160 — translation MGRATRLISFGLVIPLLLFVPLQLLPGPTFGHTLGPSCQTPEKTEGRCVHFGVCRFVLRQYAMYKEHMPPAIMRFLQRSRCRPKREGYHLCCELKDVIPANANSKLK, via the exons ATGGGTCGTGCAACGCGATTGATTTCCTTCGGtctcgtcatcccgctgcttctGTTTGTGCCACTTCAACTTCTGCCAGGGCCAACATTCGGCCACACAC TGGGTCCCAGCTGTCAGACGCCCGAGAAGACGGAGGGTCGGTGTGTGCACTTCGGCGTCTGCCGCTTCGTCCTGCGCCAATACGCGATGTACAAGGAGCACATGCCCCCGGCAATAATGCGATTCCTGCAGCGATCCAGATGCAGGCCCAAAAGAGAAGGC TATCATTTGTGCTGCGAACTCAAAGATGTAATTCCCGCGAACGCCAACTCAAAGTTAAAGTAA